Part of the Maridesulfovibrio sp. genome, CCTTCTGCCTTCCTGAATCCCTCGAATCTGATCGTGGCTGCTTTCGTCGTGCAGGATCAGATCAACGTTTGGATACTCTTTCATATAGTCTCCAACGATATCAGGAAAAGACGAGGATAGTGTTAGGTATACAAAGCTGACATGCAGCTTTCCGGCTGTTCCGTCTCCCATGGCTTGCAGCGTTGCTTTTGAGCGATCCATGATAGCCAGCATTTCCTTGGCTTCTTTGAGGAAATATTTTCCTTCATCAGTCAGCTCAACCTTGCGGTTGGTGCGTTTGAAAAGCTCGACTTCAAGTTCTTCTTCAAGATTCTGAATCTGTCTGCTGAGCGGCGGTTGCTGAATATGAAGCCTCTCCGCTGCCTTTCCAAAATGAAGTTCTTCGGCAACAGCCTGAAAATAGCGAAGTTGTCGCATGCGCATAATGATACTCTACTCCCCAATCCGCCCTTTATAAAATTCAATGAAATTCCGGACCAGCGGGGTAATTCGTTCCGGATTCCAGATCATGCCGATCTCAAAGGGGTGCAGTTCTATCTCCAAAGGTTTGAGAGCTATTCCATCGGGGATGGTCCCGGCCGAGTCGCTGTTGATCACTGTCCAGCCTAATCCGGCGGCTACGAAGACGTTTCCGGTATGTTTACGTTCGTATTGCATGCCTATTTTTAATTCAAGATCCCGCTCTCCAAATATCCTCTGCATCTCTTTTACCCGCATGCGGCAGTATGAGTCGGTGCTGCAGATGTAAGGCAGTTCTGAAAGGTCTTTCAGGGTCAGCACCTCTTTTTGCGCCAGAGGGTGGCTTGCCGGGATAGCCGCACATGATTCGCATTTGTGCACGGTCATACTGGCGAGTCCATGCAGGTCAACCAGTTTCATGGTCACAAAGCCAACATGTCTTGTTCCTTCTTTTACAGCATTGACTTGAACGTAAGTATTCTCGTCATGAAGAACGACATCTATTTCAGGGTAATTATGGATGAAGTCTCCCATAATTTCCGGGAATGCCGATGACAAGGCCAGATAGATAAAGCTTACTTTCAACTTACCTGCTGTGCCGTTGCCCATGGCTTGGAGGGTTGTCTTTGAGCGGTCCATGATAGACAGCATTTCCTTGGCTTCCTTAAGGAAATATTTCCCTTCATCGGTCAGCTCAACTTTGCGGTTGGTGCGTTTGAACAGCTCGACTTCAAGCTCCTCTTCAAGATTTTGAATCTGCCTGCTGAGTGGCGGTTGTTGAATATGGAGCCTTTCCGCAGCCTTTCCAAAATGAAGTTCTTCGGCAACGGCTTGAAAGTAGCGAAGTTGACGCATGCGCATAATGATACCTTTTTGATCTCAAAAAGCAGTTAAATGGTATTGGATTGATATTATATGCTGGCGTAAGTTTAATCAAACACAAATTGGAGGTACTCAAAATGTACGGATTGTATTTTTCAGGTTTTGTTAGCCGGGTCGTTCTCGCAATCGTGTTTGTGATGTCCCTTCTGGTCTTGATGCCGGAATCGTCCACGGCAGGAATGCTGGTGGCAGAGGGCAAAAGAAACCACTACATCGCCAATCAGGAAGAGGGAATTGTCTATGTCGTGTACGGTGACGGTGAGTGGGTGCGTTTTGCCGACGGATTCGGGCGTATAAGCGGGCTTTGTGCTGCTCCTGATAACTCGGTTTATGTGCTCTCTGAATCGCAGCTCAGGCTGTTCCGGGTAGCTGTAAATGGAAAGGTGCAGATGGTCAGGAAGTTAAAATCTCGTCCGCAGGCTATTCTTGTGGATCGAGACGGGGAGGTGAAATTTGTTCAGCGAAACGGGGTGGTCACGGGCATCAATTAAGAGCGTTCATGCAGAAAAGCAAAAAGGATTGAATCTTTCGATTCAATCCTTTTTTTATGAAAAGTGGCGTCCCCAAGGGGATTTGAACCCCTGTCGCCTGCGTGAAAGGCAGGTGTCCTGGGCCAGGCTAGACGATGGGGACGCATCTTAAATATGTACCTGCTTCAGTGGCCTGAACACTTTTTAACGAAGCCGGTTTTTATATAAAGACTTGCTTGGCAAGTCGTTTTTAACTGAGTGGCGTCCCCAAGGGGATTTGAACCCCTGTCGCCTGCGTGAAAGGCAGGTGTCCTGGGCCAGGCTAGACGATGGGGACGCATCTCAAAATATGTACCTGCTTCAGTGGCCTGAACACTTTTTAACGAAGCTGGATTTATGGGCCGACCTGTCTGGCTGAAGGTCATTTTCACTGATGGCGTCCCCAAGGGGATTTGAACCCCTGTCGCCTGCGTGAAAGGCAGGTGTCCTGGGCCAGGCTAGACGATGGGGACGCATCTGTATAAAATACCCGCTTCAGAAATTTGTTGGTGAAGCGGGTGAAATTTGGCTGGCTGGGACACAAGGACTCGAACCTTGATTAACGGAACCAGAACCCGTCGTCCTGCCAATTGAACGATGTCCCAGCAGCGAGAAAGAGGTATATGTAGATTTGAATTTGCTGTCAACTAGAAAATAATTTTTTTTTGCGGAAAGTGAAGGGGAGGGGATTGTGGTTACCTGAGCATTGATTGTGCTTTTTTGTAAGTTGCAGATCGTTCGGTAAAGTTTTTTCGCGCAATCATGTATAATGAGATTAGATCAGCGAAAATATAGCCTAAATCAATGTCATCAATGCAAAAATAATCCGTATTAATGTGATCAAAACAAAGAAAACCATATATAGTACGTCCTTCATGGTCTAGATTGGTAAGATCTAGAAAAATATCTGACATGGAAGAGTTTTTTAATGTTAAGGGGATTATTATTGTTGACTTGTAGCAGGATTTAATACCATCGCGACTCTCATTAGAAGAGTTCTTCCAGCAGTTAATCCATTCATTATCAATGTTGGTTTTGATTATTGTTAGTTTAGTGGGGCCTTTCTTTTGGAGTCCGGAATATTGATGAATTTTAGCAGAGTCTAGTCTCGGATTGATGTATAACCCTTTTTGAGCTTTTTCGGGAATGTCGTTGCAGAAATAATAGGTTCCATTTTTTTTAACATATTCAAAACCTGTATTGCTGGAACATTCATATTTTGTGTTGTATGTTGTCGCATCGTTTCTGAAGAGATCTACGATTTGATTATCGTAAGTTGATTTAAGACATATTCTTGGTTCTTCGTTGGCTCTATTTTTATAGAATCCAGCAAGATGGGAGAAGTTTTCATTTACAGCTTCTGCGAATTTTACATTGAGAAATGATATTAGATTATCAAGTAGAATTTGAATTCTTTCTAGATCCACAGTGCTACTATAAACTTCATTTTTTAGTTCCCTATGAAAATGGCTGGCCAGATAGAAGTACTGCGTAAGTTCTCCTTGATTGTAGCAAATGGCTTTTCGGGTTTTTCGCAAATAATTCATTTTATCCTCTCTTGAGGAAATGAGCATGACTTTCTATGAGCTTGCTTCTGTCAAAAGTATAGTTTTCCTTTTGTGCAAACATTACTAAATCGTAATCGGCATTCATTATGGAGTTGTTTCCCATAGATTTTATGCCTATTTGCGGTATGTAATTTTCATCCAAATTTACCTTTGGATATAAAGAAGCTAATTTTTGTTCTTTTCTTCGCATTATTAAATCGTGGATTATTTTGTGTGATAGTAGTGTGAAGATAGTTATAGATGAAATAGCTAATATTATGGCTACTAAATTCAGTAAATTATTCATTCTTAAACCTCTTGAAGTGTCCTATCTTTATTTGTATATGTCGTAAATAAGCTTAAGCATACTGATGTTACGTATGCGCCTAATGATATGGTGTTTGCTACAAGGTGATCTACAGGCTCACCTTTTTTACTTAAAATAAAAGTCATTCCGTAGGCAGCAGCAACGAGCGTTATGCAAATAATACAACATGAGATGAAACACATGTTGCTCTTGCTGTTTTCGTTGAAAATAAGTTCACCTGTTGTAGCTCCAAGTATACCTAAAGCTATAATTAGTATTTTCCCGCCTTGTACTAGGTCGTATACCTCTGTAAATTTACCCACTAATAATAAGTAGGTTAATTCTATGGCGACAGGACTGGTAACAATTAGAATACCGAAAATTAGCCATTTTAATAAAAAACTCATCTTCTCCCCACTATGAATCAGTGATGCCGATATTTGTTAGTTAATATATGTGATAGAAATATTCAAGTCACAATGTTATATTTTTTATATGTCTGAAATGAAATAAAAGCCCGATTCGTAGAATCGGGCTTTTGGGGTTCAAAAAAACTACTACCCCTTCCCTGTCAGACAAACCTCATACTGAAAAAATCTCTTCTTGGTAATGACCTTTCAACTCTATGTAGGAATTTTTCACCAAGTGGATTAATAAAAAAAACGGTGACCCGATCTTGGGTCACCGTTTTTAGAGGTGTGTGATAATTAGCGGTTAGCCCACTTCTCATTAACTTTCTTGACGAATCCGTCAGCCTCCATGGAATCGAATGCTTTCTGCCATTCGTTTACAATGCTGTCAGGGGTGGATTTGGAAAAAGCTACATAGAGTTTTACTTCCTTAACGACAAATACCTTCTCGAGTTTTGAGGGGTCGAAGCCGTTTTCCTTAGCAACGAGTTGTCCTTCCTTGTATCCGGCAATCCAGAGGGCATTTCTACCGGCCATTAGCTTTTTGAGGTTGGTGGCGAGATTGGCGGAACTGTCAAGGTTGGTAAAACCCTTGTCCTTGAGAAGCTGTTCTTTTGCATCATCCTTGTAAGTGGCAATGGACTCTACTTTTTTAGCGTCATCAAGGCTGGAGATACTGATGCCTGATCCGGCCTTGGCCCAGAATACCCATTGTGTAACTGCAAGGGGACCGACCCACTTGAACATATTTTCGCGGGCTTCAGTCCGGGTAGTGGAAAAAAGGGCGACATTTGGGTCGGTTTGGGCCAAGTGGTATCCGCGGGCCCACGGCTGAACTTCAATAGGATACACTTTTCCGGTGCGGCGCATTATTTCTTCGACCAGTTCGGTGGAGGCTCCGGTAAGTTTTCCGTTTTCTTCGAAGCTCAGCGGCGGAGCTATTTCAGTGATGACAGTGACATCAGCGGCTTGAGCAGATATTGCAGCAAAGCAAATGGTCAATACCAGTAGGGTAAGAATCCTTTTCACGATAGAACCTCCTGAACTTATCTAGTTTCATGGTAGCCCATAGCGTTGGTACAATCCATTGCCATGGAGGTTGAGCACAAGACTACAGTTGTTATGATCTAGGATAAATCACAGGAGTGTTTTGACCAATGCCTTTTTTATCTTTTTGCCTTAAAAGATATGGCTGACTTTAAGTTGTTTAGAAATTTAAGCTAGGTGGTTCTGGATTGAGGAAGGAGAGAAAGAGGAATGGAGTATGGTTGCAAAAACGAAAAAGCCCGAATCTTGCGAATCGGGCTTGAAATTTCGTGGCGTCCCCAAGGGGATTTGAACCCCTGTCGCCTGCGTGAAAGGCAGGTGTCCTGGGCCAGGCTAGACGATGGGGACGCATCTTGAATATGTACCTGCTTCACTATGGCCTTTTAGCGTGAAGCTGGATTTTTGTAGACTTGTTCTGGCAGTTCAAGTCTTTTTTTGAGTGGCGTCCCCAAGGGGATTTGAACCCCTGTCGCCTGCGTGAAAGGCAGGTGTCCTGGGCCAGGCTAGACGATGGGGACGCATCTCATAAAATTTGTTGTTGGCTGGGACACAAGGACTCGAACCTTGATTAACGGAACCAGAACCCGTCGTCCTGCCAATTGAACGATGTCCCAGCAACGAGAAGAGTGTTTAGTGTAACTTCCTCTTCCTGTCAACAACTATTTCCGAATATTTTAAAGTATTTCGAAAATAAATAATTATGCAGACTTAGAGAGAGCGCGAGTCTGTTTTTTCATTCTGTTGATTTTGCGGCGGAGCTGGTTACGCTCTTTGCGGGCGTCAGCAGATTTTTTCTCGATGCGCAGAGCTCTCATCTTTCTTTTGATGGAAAGAATCTGATCTTTGTAAGGGGAAGCTGCACCTTCTTCATCCACGATTCCGAGGTATTCCTTGATGTTGGAAATCAAGGTTTCTTTGTCCATGCCGGAAGCACCAGCGATCAGGGGCATTTTGTCCATGCAGAGCTGACGCAGGTCTTTGGTGGTCATTTTGTCGAGGGGCTTCTTCAGTTCCAGACTCTCGAGGGTGGGGGTTTCATCGCTCATAATATCCTCCTTAAGGTGGGCTTTATGCCCTGAAATTTATGAATTTTCAAAAAGGCGGACGTATTTCAGATAACATCTTCCGACCGCCGATTCTGGATCAAATTTGTCTATCAACCCGCCTAAGTTGCCGGGCTTTTTGATCTTGGCGTCCTTGAATCGGGTGCGCTTTAATTCGTACCCGTCCAATGGAACCCTGCCGTTTAACAGCTCGAATAGCACCTTGTCAAAGACTTCTTCACCAAAAAACGAATTTATTCTTTCAAGGATCTCCGGGGCGAAATATGAAAGCTCCTGCGCGGCTACAGAATCATCGGATGCAAGGATCAGGGTGCGCTTGCGGTGGCCCAGCGGTTTGGCGAATTCGGCCAACTCGCCCATAAGCTCGGGCCATGCTTTCCAAAGCTTTGGAATCATGAGCTTGTACTGCCCGTCCAGATCTGAAACATAGTCGCCCATGGCCTCTCCCACGTG contains:
- a CDS encoding LysR substrate-binding domain-containing protein, which produces MRMRQLRYFQAVAEELHFGKAAERLHIQQPPLSRQIQNLEEELEVELFKRTNRKVELTDEGKYFLKEAKEMLSIMDRSKTTLQAMGNGTAGKLKVSFIYLALSSAFPEIMGDFIHNYPEIDVVLHDENTYVQVNAVKEGTRHVGFVTMKLVDLHGLASMTVHKCESCAAIPASHPLAQKEVLTLKDLSELPYICSTDSYCRMRVKEMQRIFGERDLELKIGMQYERKHTGNVFVAAGLGWTVINSDSAGTIPDGIALKPLEIELHPFEIGMIWNPERITPLVRNFIEFYKGRIGE
- a CDS encoding ABC transporter substrate-binding protein; amino-acid sequence: MKRILTLLVLTICFAAISAQAADVTVITEIAPPLSFEENGKLTGASTELVEEIMRRTGKVYPIEVQPWARGYHLAQTDPNVALFSTTRTEARENMFKWVGPLAVTQWVFWAKAGSGISISSLDDAKKVESIATYKDDAKEQLLKDKGFTNLDSSANLATNLKKLMAGRNALWIAGYKEGQLVAKENGFDPSKLEKVFVVKEVKLYVAFSKSTPDSIVNEWQKAFDSMEADGFVKKVNEKWANR
- a CDS encoding DUF721 domain-containing protein codes for the protein MAAKKKYNGPKKRVFHPRQRSTRHVGEAMGDYVSDLDGQYKLMIPKLWKAWPELMGELAEFAKPLGHRKRTLILASDDSVAAQELSYFAPEILERINSFFGEEVFDKVLFELLNGRVPLDGYELKRTRFKDAKIKKPGNLGGLIDKFDPESAVGRCYLKYVRLFENS